The Hypanus sabinus isolate sHypSab1 chromosome 3, sHypSab1.hap1, whole genome shotgun sequence genome contains a region encoding:
- the txndc9 gene encoding thioredoxin domain-containing protein 9 yields MASNPSMAVLSKVIEQQMLQTTEIVEQHLDTEIEKYETMDGDELENLRARRLESLKKAQHQKQEWLSKGHGEYREIPSEKDFFQEVKESKNVVCHFYRDTTFRCKIVDKHLTILAKKHIETKFIKLNAEKAPFLSEKLRIKIIPTMVLVKDGKAKDYIVGFDDLGCTDNFTTETLEWRLGCAAIINYSGNLMDPPFQMQKKCGNITKMEKRTIRGKNNDSDSDDD; encoded by the exons ATGGCAAGTAATCCCTCGATGGCTGTGCTCAGTAAAGTAATTGAACAGCAAATGCTGCAAACAACAGAAATTGTTGAACAACATTTAGATACCGAGATTGAAAAATATGAAACGATGGATGGAGATGAACTGGAGAATCTCCGAGCAAGAagacttgaatcactgaagaaagcacaacatcaGAAACAG GAATGGCTATCAAAGGGCCATGGTGAATACAGGGAGATTCCCagtgaaaaagatttttttcaagAGGTTAAGGAGAGTAAAAATGTGGTTTGCCACTTTTATAGGGATACGACATTTAG ATGCAAGATAGTAGACAAGCATTTGACTATTCTGGCTAAAAAACATATTGAAACCAAGTTCATCAAATTAAATGCAGAAAAAGCTCCTTTCCTTTCTGAGAAATTACGAATCAAAATAATTCCAACAATGGTCTTAGTGAAAGATGGGAAAGCAAAAGATTACATTGTTGGGTTTGATGACCTTGGTTGCACAGATAATTTCACTACAGAAACTTTGGAATGGAGATTGGGATGTGCTGCCATCATTAACTACAG CGGAAATTTGATGGACCCACCTTtccagatgcaaaaaaaatgtgGAAACATCACAAAGATGGAGAAAAGGACAATTAGAGGAAAGAAcaatgattctgattcagatgatGATTAG
- the mrpl30 gene encoding 39S ribosomal protein L30, mitochondrial — protein sequence MAVLFRNVSRLTNLVEVKAVLSPWPGFKRLKFTKSRIPAKMFEVEPAAHEKYNGDPNQPHQLHIVTRIKCTKRRPYWEKKIVHDLGLDKSNQPQIHKNISSVNSKLKVIKHLIRVQPLKLPQGLPTEQELADTYLKSTGELIIRRHLQPLKEKSHES from the exons ATGGCCGTTCTCTTCAGGAACGTGAGCCGACTCACG AACTTAGTGGAAGTAAAAGCCGTTCTGTCACCATGGCCTGGATTCAAACGATTGAAGTTTACAAAATCTCGTATTCCAGCAAAG ATGTTTGAAGTAGAACCAGCAGCTCATGAAAAGTATAATGGTGATCCAAACCAACCACATCAACTGCACATCGTTACCAGAATAAAATGTACAAAACGGCGTCCATATTGGGAAAAGAAAATTGTTCATGATCTTGGATTGGATAAG TCAAATCAGCCACAGATCCATAAGAATATTTCATCAGTTAATAGCAAATTGAAAGTCATCAAGCATCTTATAAG AGTGCAACCTCTGAAGTTACCACAAGGACTACCGACGGAGCAGGAACTAGCTGACACTTACCTGAAGAGCACTGGGGAATTAATAATAAGACGACATCTTCAGCCATTAAAAGAAAAAAGTCATGAATCTTAA